One Alnus glutinosa chromosome 3, dhAlnGlut1.1, whole genome shotgun sequence genomic region harbors:
- the LOC133862790 gene encoding glycerol kinase encodes MSNKEAAYVGSIDQGTTSTRFIIYDRSARPVGSHQIEFTQFYPEAGWVEHDPMEILESVRVCIAKAIDKATADGHNVDSGLKAIGLTNQRETTLLWSKSTGYPLHNAIVWMDVRTSSICRKLEKELAGGRTHFVEVCGLPISTYFSAVKLLWLMENVDAVKEAVKVGDALFGTIDAWLIWNLTGGVNGGIHATDVSNASRTMLMNLKTLDWDKPTLETLGIPAEILPKIVSNSELIGKISKGWAVSGVPISGCLGDQHAAMVGQACRKGEAKSTYGTGAFILLNTGEEIIQSTHGLLTTLAFKLGPEAPTNYALEGSIAIAGAAVQWLRDGLGIISSASEIEELALKVETTGGVYFVPAFNGLFAPWWRDDARGVCIGITRFTSKAHIARAVLESMCFQVKDVLDSMHKDAGEEGEVKNEKGEFLLMVDGGATVNNLLMQIQADLLGSPVVRPADIETTALGAAYAAGLAVGFWTEDEIFASEEKCKSATIFRSTLNDELRKKKVESWCKAVSRTFDLADLSL; translated from the exons atgtcaaACAAGGAGGCTGCGTATGTTGGCTCAATCGACCAAGGAACCACCAGCACCAGATTCATTATCTACGACCGCTCAGCTCGCCCGGTAGGATCTCACCAGATCGAGTTCACTCAGTTCTACCCAGAAGCCGG ATGGGTGGAGCATGATCCAATGGAGATTCTGGAGAGTGTGAGGGTGTGCATTGCCAAGGCAATAGACAAGGCCACAGCGGATGGCCACAACGTGGACAGTGGATTGAAGGCTATTGGGTTGACCAATCAGAGAGAGACAACTCTGCTGTGGAGCAAATCCACCGGTTATCCTCTTCACAACGCCATTGTCTGGATGGATGTTCGTACCAGTTCTATTTGCAG AAAATTGGAGAAGGAATTGGCAGGGGGAAGGACTCATTTTGTGGAGGTATGTGGTCTGCCCATAAGCACCTATTTCAGTGCAGTGAAGCTGCTCTGGTTGATGGAAAATGTGGATGCTGTTAAGGAGGCTGTGAAAGTAGGGGATGCTCTTTTTGGTACTATAGACGCTTGGTTAATCTGGAATTTAACAGGTGGGGTAAATGGAGGAATTCATGCTACTGATGTTTCGAATGCATCAAGAACAATGCTCATGAATCTCAAAACACTTGATTGGGATAAACCCACTTTAGAGACCCTGGGGATTCCAGCTGAAATTCTGCCCAAAATTGTCAGTAATTCTGAGCTTATTGGAAAAATCTCCAAAGGATGGGCAGTGTCTGGTGTCCCAATTTCAGGATGTTTAGGCGATCAACATGCAGCAATGGTGGGGCAAGCTTGCCGGAAAGGTGAAGCTAAAAGCACTTATGGAACTGGTGCTTTCATACTTCTCAACACAGGTGAAGAGATAATCCAGTCAACGCATGGGCTCCTAACCACTTTAGCATTCAAGCTTGGCCCCGAAGCACCAACAAATTATGCTCTGGAGGGATCGATTGCTATTGCTGGAGCTGCAGTTCAGTGGCTCAGAGACGGTCTTGGGATTATTAGTAGCGCGAGTGAGATTGAGGAATTGGCCTTGAAGGTTGAAACCACCGGCGGGGTTTACTTTGTGCCTGCTTTTAATGGATTGTTTGCTCCTTGGTGGCGTGATGATGCTCGGGGAGTTTGTATTGGGATCACAAGGTTTACAAGCAAGGCTCACATTGCTCGAGCTGTGCTCGAGAGCATGTGTTTCCAAGTCAAAGATGTGTTGGATTCAATGCACAAAGATGCAGGGGAGGAGGGTGAGGTTAAGAATGAGAAGGGGGAATTCTTGCTTATGGTAGATGGTGGTGCTACTGTTAACAATCTTTTGATGCAGATTCAG GCAGACTTGTTGGGAAGCCCGGTCGTGAGACCAGCTGACATAGAAACAACAGCCCTTGGAGCAGCCTATGCTGCTGGATTAGCAGTTGGTTTTTGGACAGAAGATGAGATTTTTGCTTCCGAAGAAAAGTGTAAAAGTGCTACCATTTTCCGTTCAACATTAAACGACgagttgaggaagaagaaggtggaATCTTGGTGCAAAGCTGTTTCCAGAACTTTTGACTTGGCTGATCTTTCTCTTTGA